The Lolium rigidum isolate FL_2022 chromosome 2, APGP_CSIRO_Lrig_0.1, whole genome shotgun sequence genomic interval CATTCCAGATTCAACCGACATGCATACCGGCTATTACACAGCGCttttgctccggtgtccccccctctgTGAACGTTGCCTATTGTGGATGGTCAGGATCTCCTGAAACCTCTTCGTGGCCTAACTTATTAAAAGTTTACATAACCCCAAGTCTTTTAGAGTTTAGACACTAAACCCCCTCAGCTCTAAATTGACATACTTAAATCTCCAAAATTCTAAAATCAAACAATTACCCCCTAACCTCTAACCTTTGGTAAGCTATTTGGGAGGCCGGTTTTGGGGACGTGGCACTACCAAAATTAGGTACAACTTGGAGCGGCTAAGGAAGTCCGTCACCGTCGAGGCTACTAATGGCGTCACTATGTAGGCGTCCATGAAACCGCCTGACCATGCTGGTGTACTGCATCAGGCCGCTCATTGTCAAAGGGGCAGGGGCGCAgacaaaacgagagcggcacactTCCTGTCGAGTATCGTGGTCGTGGCTAGATGTGCAGTCAGAGCGTCGCTAGTTTAGGAAATTGGGCGCCGACGAGCTGCAAAGCATCGTAACTAGTATGGGATTTCCATCATCGGATCTTGTACATAAACGGCCACGGAGAAGTGCAAAATTCATGCAAAGCTGAACTTTCATGGAAACGGCCACGGTTGTGGCAGACCTGAACGTGACGACAGCGGCTGAAGCTCCGTCCCGTACTTCGCCCACATGGTGATACCGGCGGCGTTCTTCGGCTGCTGCATCTCCTCGTACTTGTGCCGCTCGCGGACATGCTCTACTACCTCGCTCCGATTCCAACGGCTCCGACGTGGTAATCGGGACCAAGTTTGTGGCGTGACGCAGCAGGGCAACATGGCTCGTCCCTTCCCCTGACATGCACGTCAGCGAGAAGAAGACGGATGTTGACTAATTTTTTACAACCCAATCCCATGTTGAGCGAATGATGGAGCGAGGCAAAACCAGCCTCCAAAGTAGCTTATCCGAGTCTAGGGTTCAATTGCCTCGTTTTATATAATTTTCGGAATTAAAGATACGTACCAGTTTAAAGTTGAGGGGTTACCGTCCAAATTTTAAAACTTCCAGGGGTTATGTAGACTTTTTCAGTAACTTACCGTGGTGGGCttagggggggacaccggagcaaggCTCATTACACAGCCACCGTGCGCATGGAAGCTGCTTCAGTCGTCCTACCACTGTCTGCGTACCTGCTATCTGTCGTCGAGGAAAGTTTGGCCGTCCTCGTTAGTCCTGGACTCCTGGTATGGCACGTTGAGTTGCTTTCTTAGTATTTGTCATCAAGACTATGGGTAGCCTTTAATTATCCACATGCCAATATTTGAATCTTAGCAGCTAGCTCTCTACGTTATTTAGTATCTAAGTATCAAATTTTATTTTCTGTCAAACAAGTGAAGGTTAAGAATCAACTGAGGTATTTTGCCTTTGTAGGTAATGGATGATCTGTAAGTTGTGGAAGGAAAGGCGCCTGGTGCACACCGAGAATTTTGTAGACCTCGCAGTTGTGCAAGATGGTGCCATTGTGTGCGGACTGCGCGTTTCGTTGTGCTCGCTGATGCCTCTCAAGTTTCTTAGAGATAGGTGTAGCATGAATCAgtaatcaattaattatccaggtAGGTTAGATATCTTCATTTTTCTAGATTGACCGGTGCATCTGTTCAAGCTCTAGATCTTTAAGGAGTGTCATACTCAATCATGAATAATCTTGGAGACGTAATTATCCAAGTTTTTGAGCATTCAATCCCATCCAAATGTAATAGATCGATTGTCACACCGATATTTTGTGGATATACACCGGGCATCAGACACTAACTTACCCATTTAAAGACACAAACATATACCTACAAGGACTTTGATACTCCTCGTACAATACCTCGATACCTAGATACCTACAAGACCTTTCATAATCCTCGTACAATACCTCGATAACTAGATACCTACAAGAACTtccatattcctaatacaataccTAGCTACCTATATACCGGTAAGAACTATCGTCTCCTCATGCAATGGTATAACCGGTGCCTCTGGTATGATACGACCTAAATTACTCACAATGCTCAAAATGTAGGTAGCAGTATTACCAACATGGCAACATGCCGTCATACCCCGCGGTATTATAGTGAGCTCTCATACTCCTCGAACAACAGCTTGATCACTCAATACCTATGAGAACTCTCATACCCATTGTACATACCTTGATGCCTCTATACCTTCAAGAATTTTCATACTACTCGAACAATATATATATGGTTCGATACTAGTATGAACTATCGTACTACTCGGGCAATACCTCGATAGTCGATACTACTGCCTTAGGTTTGATACGACCTAAGTGACTCGCAATGCTCAAAATGTAGGTATCGGTATTTCCAACATACCCTCCATACCTACTACAATACCTAGATACCTACAAGAACTTTCATATTCCTACTATAATACCTAGATACCTAGATACCTGTGTGAACTAACATACTCCTCCGACACTAACTTGATACCCACAAGGCAGTGCCTGAGGTATGATGCGACCTGAGTTACTCGCAATGCTCAAAATCTAGGTATCGGTATCCAACATGACCCCATATCGCGCGATATCATCATGAGCTATCATACTCCTCGAAAAACCACTCGATCACTCGATGCTAACAAGAACTTTCATAATCCTCGTAAAATAAATCGATGCCAAGATACCTATAAAAACTTTCATACTCCTCGTACAATACCTAGATACCTCGATACAATAATATTTACACATACCTAGACACCTAGATACCGGTAAGAAGTATCGTCTCCTCAAGCACAACCGGTGCCTCTGGTATGATACAACCTGAATTACTCGCAATGCTCAAAATTTAGGTAGCAGTATTACCAACATGCCGTCAAACCTTGCGGTATCATAGTGAGCTCTCATACTCCTCGAACAACAGCTTGATCACTCGATACCTACGAGAACTCTCATACCCATTGTACATACCTTGATGCCTCTATACCTTCAAGAATTTTCATACTACtcgtacaatatatatatatggttcaaTACTAGTATGAACTATCGTACTACCTGGACAATACATCGATAGTCGATACTACTGCCTTAGGTTTGATACGACCTGAGTGACTTGCAATGCTCAAAATGTAGGTATCGGTATTTCCAACATACCCTCCATACAGCGCTGCATCATCATGAGATCTTATGCTCTTTGGAGTATAGCGATATCACTCGATACCTACAAGAACTTTCATACTCCTCGTATGAAACCTCGATACCTACAATAACTTTTATATTTGTACTATAATACCTAGATACCTCGATACTGGTATTGGTATTCCTTGTACAATACCTAGAAGGACTTTACTCCATGTACTATACCTCGATACCTACAAGAATTTCATACTCCTTGTACAATACCTCGATACCTAGATACCTACAAGAACTtccatattcctaatacaataccTAGATACCTAGATAGCGGTAAGAACTATCGTCTCCTCATGCAATGGTATAACCGGTGCCTCTGGTATGATACGGCCTGAATTACTCGCAATGCTCAAAATGTACGTAGCAGTATTACCAACATGGCAACATGCCGTCATACCCCGCGGTATCATAGTGAGCTCTCATACTCCTCGAACAACAGCTCGATCACTCGATACCTATTAGAACTCTCATACCCATTGTACATACCTTGATACCTCTATACCTTCAAGAATTTTCATACTACTCATAATACATATATGGTTCGATACTAGTATGAACTATCGTACTACTCGGACAATACCTCGATAGTCCATACTAGTGCCTTAGGTTTGATCCGACCTAAGTGACTCGCAATGCTCAAAATGTAGGTATCGGTATTTCCAACATACCATCCATACCTACTACAATACCTAGATACCTTGATACCTAGATAACTACAAGAACTTTCATATTCCTACTACAATACCTAGATACCTAGGTACCTAGATACCTGTGTGAACTACCATATTCCTCGGACACTAACTTGATACCTACAAGGCAGTGCCTACAAGAATTACTCCATGTACTATACCTCAATACCTACAAGAATTTCATACTCCTTGTACAATACCTCGATACCTAGATACCTACAAAAAATGCCTATTACAATACCTAGAAACCTGTGTGAACTACCATACTCCATGGACACTAACTTGATACCTACAAGGCAGTGCATGAGGTATGATGCGACCTGAGTTACTCGCAATGCTCAAAATGTAGGTATCGGTATTACCAACATGGTCCTATATCGCGCGATATCATCATGAGCTATCATACTCCTCGAAAAACCACTCGATCACTCGATGCTAACAAGAACTTTCGTAATCCTCGTAAAATAAATCGATGCCTAGATACCTACAAAAACTTTCATAATTCTCGTACAATACCTTGATACCTCGATACAGTAATATATACACATACCTAGATACCCGGATGCATTAATATATACAAATTAATTATTTAGCTTACGAATCAAATCAATTGTCCACATTGGTCGCCACTTTTTATGTGTAACACAAATGCATATGGAATCAGCCGGTAATTAATATACCTGGTTGTCTGAATACTGAATAAAATGTGCACCACTAATTGTATTAGTGAATAACGTCTCATAATAAAGGAGTCAATATAAGATAGATAATAAATATCATTTCATATTATAGACCAGAATCgaacattccaaaaaaaaatagaTTTTATTGACGGTGACAAACATTTAAATTTTCAAACTATAGAAATGATGGGCCGTCATATACTCTAAATAGTTACCTGGCAAATATGCACTATCCTATTTCATAGAAATAAGCCCACTAATCTTGGTCGAAGGATACCTTCCAAATGTAGAAACGCTGGGCCACCAAATTACAGGAACCCCGGCTGTACTTTCCTAATTCTTAAAATTAAAAGCCAACTAATAAAGGACGATGCAATATTTCAAATCAAAAAGGGGTTGACGCGCCATATACCTTAAATCCCACCCAGAAAATTGTACATACCTTTTTCGACTAATAAAAGCCTAGTAATCTTGGACGGTGCATACAAGGAAATTCATGCATGCAATTATCAACAACTCTCCTAACAAGGCAGCAAAATATTTAGTGATTTAAAAAAAATCTCATGCAACGTGCATGCAAACATTTCCAAATATACCTACAGTAACGGGTGAAACCCAATAATACCAACCCGTTATGGTTGTACGATCTAGATACCCATCGGACGGTCACGATGCATggtatatatataaaaaaatcttATGGTATTTGTTAGTCGATTGTACATATGTGTGTTCATTGACAACTAAAAGGTTATACTCACCCAATAACTTACTTAATTATGTAGCCACGGGCGGAGCCACCACCGGGTCGAGCCGGGTCGGCCGACCCCCCTCAGATTCTGGCGGAAAAAAAAGACCCCCCACGAGGCCACGACCCAATCTGTATCGAGCGAACCCGAGCGAACAGAGCCGGGTCGAGCGACGGAGGCAGGCGGGCAGCGACGGCCGACGGAGAAGACCTagccccgccccccccccccgctccgGCGGCTCGCCCGCCTCACCGCCGCGTTTCCCCACCGTGCTTGcccggcccgccgccgcctctccccgcCAGGTCCCACCCCGCCACGCCCCCTTTCCCCCTCCCAGCTTGCATGGACGGATGGAGGACGCGATGATGAATCACGCAAGAGGGCACGCTTACAGGTTGATTTTCCCCTCTTCTTgaattttgatagttgcttgcatcATTAAAGGTAGAAATCAGGGGTTAGAGTTAGGCAAATGTTCCTGAAATTTTAGTTCCTTTTCAATGTTGTAGGCAAATGTTGCTGAAAATTTTGATCTAGCAAATGTGGTTGCCGATCTCGGAATTCGGAATATTATAAAATCATGTCTTCGGAACAAGATAGGAGATGATTGGCTCAATGATTTGATGATTTGCCATGTTGAGAAAGATATATTTGCCAAAATTGATGACAAGAAGATTATGCTACGTTTCCATTCCtacaacaaccgcaacggtcatcTTCCACGGGGCTTTCATCTTCCAAGCTTAGATACAACTTAatggtatgatactatcttatcaaaatgtggctctattttggtgttcttgtttTTTATAGTCATTTTGTTGTTGAACTTGATGAAATATGCAAATTGAATCTGTTCGAACCTCTTTTGTTGAATACATTTGCtcttttctgtcaaaaaaaaatttagagcTTAGTTTCGACCCCCTCAGTTCAATTTCTAGCTCCGCCACTGATGTAGCACAAAGGATTAATCATGTTTCCATTGTGGATGTAACTTCAGAACTCATTTAGGAGATCTGTTGACTAGAAActgtagctgtttttggtttcaaacacttTGTATTCTAACATCCCCTCAGTCGTAGCTCTGTATCATACATGCATATTCTAACACTAGGTAGATCAATACTACATAATTGTTCACAAATTCACGTTCATCCATAACACAGATTGCGAAATTTGTCTCAAGGAAATAAAAGTATTACACGAGTACACGACTTTGATGCAATGTCCGTTCATGGATTTATTTATAAAACTGGGCCCCAAGTCCCCAACCCTTCTGTTTTTAAAAAATGCCGTGTCTCCTGCTTGAGGCTTGGCCATTAGGGGGCTCCATTTACCCACATGTCAAGTAGTAGATGTGTAGGGTTTGAGTGTAATCACGGCATAAGACGTAATACCATGCTCTACACAAAACTTGATGGATAGAGTATGGGTATTAATATTATCCATTGGTAAAAAAATGCCCATAACCTATCAATATGGGTAGAGTAGCCATGGATAAAATTGTCATCCTTAATACATCTTAAGATGGCACAATTATTTGAAATTTAAATCAAAGCGGGTCTACTCTTTCCGTCCCTCCGCCTCAAAATGGTTCTCTTGGTGGCCCCGTTTCAGGCAAACTTCTCTTGTATTGTCTCATGGATCACCGGTCAAATACCGAATAAGATTCTCAAacagaatttgaatttcaaagtaaaaaATACAAGAGAAGTGCTATCTCCGGTGTCGCATATACAAGAGAAGTGCTATATCCGGTCAAATGCCGGACAAGATTctcaaacaaaatttgaatttcaaactaaaaaatatctaaatattttaaaaataagcCTTGAAGGAGAAGGAAGTGAAAGATTCAGACAAATGAATTGGGGCATGGGGTTATAGTGGAGAGGGAACACATACGGTTTAGTTTGGAATGACGAATCAGTctaaattcaaaccaaatttaaaTGGAATGAGATTTTTTTGCCGATAAGTTTATTTACCAGAGGGGGCTGAGAATTCTGATTACCGGCCGGTAACCACGGTATTTAATCCGGTAACCAAATCGATGGTTCCGGTGCAACATAAGAAAAGACTCCATCAACCTTGATCAAGCTGACGCTCCGGCTAGCACCGAATGACGGACGAAGTAGCAGGAGCACGATCAAAGAACTCTCACACGCCATGCATGGCATGCTATTGCATGCCTAGGGAACACTTGAAATCCTTTGTCCATGTCGGGAGATCGATAGGCAGTTGCTGATACGATACGAGCACTCTCCCGTAAGTTGGTTGACCTGAGTAGTACCTGACACGTCGTTGAATTCAGACGAGTGCAAAGTCCAGGCCTCGCTGGCACTGCCAGCCTGCTGCTCTAGAACACCTGGATGGTCAACCGTGCCAGATAACGCCCACCTGGCCCGCGGGCCGCGGCTCATCCTCCCGCCATACCCGGCGCGAGCCACGCGACCGCGACATTTTCGGAAACAACACGTCAACACGCCTACCTGGACTGGACACTCTGCAAACCATCTCAACACGGTGCGATTCATTTTTTTCAACGCCTCTACCCGTCTCTATAAAGCCCCGACTCCACAGTCCACATGCATGCGCAGACCAGTCCAAGCAACAGCAGCAGTTCGGCAGCACGAGCTTGCAAGATGGACGCGCCCCGCCTCCACGAACTCCCGCTGCTCGCCGCGCTTCTGGCCTGCGCGCTCCTCGCGTCGGCCGCCAGCGCGCAGCCGGCGACGCCgctacagcagcagcagcaagggaTGAGCGGCGACTCCGCGacggagacggaccaggacatgcGCGTCAGCACGACCATGATCGCGCTCCTGGCCGCCGTCATCGCGGTGTTCGTCCTCATCGCCGCCTCCATCATCTACCTCCGCCACTGCACCGGCTACTCCCACGCCTACGCGGCCCGGACGTCCGACCGCGCTGCTCCCGCCGCCGACGTGTCGCTCTCCACGTTCCTCgcccggcggctgcacaggcggaCGCGCGGGCTCGACGCGGAGGTGGTCGAGGCGTTCCCCACCATGCGGTACGCGGAGGCCAAGGCGCTGCGCGTGGGGTCGAAGAAGGCTGTGCCGCTCGAGTGCGCGGTGTGCCTCAGCGAGTTCGAGGACGACgagcggctgcggctgctgcccagGTGCAGCCACGCCTTCCACCCGGACTGCATCGGCGAGTGGCTCGCCAGGCACGTCACCTGCCCGGTCTGCCGCTGCAACCTCGACCCCAGCAAGGAtaccggcagcgacgacgagccgacaACTAATCCTCCCCCGCCAGCGCCGCAGGAAGCCAGCAGCGCCTCCAGCGAAATCCATGCCGTGCCACAACGCCACCAAGAACAAGAACACGGCGCTGGTATGACGCCAGCTGCCGTGGTGATCGACGTGCTGAccgacgaggaggcggagcagcgcaGGAAGGAGGCGATGGAGCTGCAGCGGATAGGGACCCAGCGGCGCGCCATGCGGTCGCGGCCGAAGAAGGCGGCCGGGAAGGTGCTCGCCCGGTCGCACTCCACGGGCCACTCCGTCGCCGTGGTCCGGCTCGACCGCGACCTGGAGAGGTTCACGCTGCGGCTGCCGGAGCACCTTCGCAGGGAGATGATCGCCGCCGGGCAGCAGCAGAGCTCGTGCCGCGGACTGAGATCAGGCGGGGAGGGAAGCAGCCGTGGCGGGCGGTCGGCGGGCAAGTGGCCGTCGTTTCTCAGGTACACCAGGACGTTGTCAGGAAGGTTCTTTTCGGGGCCGAGGAGGACGGATAGCTCCGACGGAGGAGAGGTGTCGTCGACATCGTCCACCAGGATTAGAGGGAAGCGAGTGGCCGCGGTCGATTTCGCCGACGGCTCTGCTGTGGGCGGTTCCAAAGTCGGCTCTGTGGCGGTCGATGTGGACAAGGCAACTAGCCGGCAAGTTCGAGCGTAGAAAAGAAACACGACTTTTGGATCTGGAAAATGGTGTTCTTCCACACATGGGGGAACTAACTGGTTTCTGTCTGTACTATCAAGTCCAAGAAAAGGACTGTAATCAAGGCATGCAGTAATTCTCAAGAAGTCCCATTTGAAAAAAGATATCACGTCGGGAGCAATGCTAACGACCTGTTACAAGCACACCTTTAAATTTTGACCCGACGAGGTTGATATGGTAGCAGAGCAACTAGCTGAATGCTCCTACATTAGACCCCTTGTAGATCTTTCTATACTTACACAGTTCACTTTCAGTTTAGCTGTACCCCATATATGTAATCCTTNNNNNNNNNNNNNNNNNNNNNNNNNNNNNNNNNNNNNNNNNNNNNNNNNNNNNNNNNNNNNNNNNNNNNNNNNNNNNNNNNNNNNNNNNNNNNNNNNNNNTTTTTTTCCAGGCAATCCCCCACTAgggatcgaattttcattatcATGGGATAACGAAAATACATCGTCAGTTTTTGTCAAGTTATATATACAGCAAAAACAACAGCAAAATATGAAAAACTACTCCAGCACCAACGAGCTAAGTTGCCATAAGCTACCCCTTCTGATCAAAAGAAAAACTCTATTACAGCGCACAGAGAGTAGAAACTCTCCGGGAGATGATCAAACAGCGTCAAGATAGGACAGTTCCTCCTGAGGACATCGAGAAAGGACTCCATCATGTTTGCATATTATCATCAGCAGCATCTGCATTGTCTTGTGCGTCAGTATCCATAGCAGCATCACCTTGTTCAAGCCTCGACTCGTTGATTGACCACCATCGCATTCCCAGCTCCCCCTCCACCTCCGGCACCCGGGGCCGGGTTGATGAGAGCTGCAGCGCCTTGCTGAAGTTGGGTCGCCTCCGTTTCGAGTGAGCACCTGCCCAATATTTCATAAAAGAGGTAGCAAGGAAGATTAAGTCAACatggatttttcatggttttcttCTCAAAGCGAGGAACTATTACGCGTTTTCCAAATTGCCCGAGCAAATAG includes:
- the LOC124688429 gene encoding E3 ubiquitin-protein ligase ATL31-like; the encoded protein is MDAPRLHELPLLAALLACALLASAASAQPATPLQQQQQGMSGDSATETDQDMRVSTTMIALLAAVIAVFVLIAASIIYLRHCTGYSHAYAARTSDRAAPAADVSLSTFLARRLHRRTRGLDAEVVEAFPTMRYAEAKALRVGSKKAVPLECAVCLSEFEDDERLRLLPRCSHAFHPDCIGEWLARHVTCPVCRCNLDPSKDTGSDDEPTTNPPPPAPQEASSASSEIHAVPQRHQEQEHGAGMTPAAVVIDVLTDEEAEQRRKEAMELQRIGTQRRAMRSRPKKAAGKVLARSHSTGHSVAVVRLDRDLERFTLRLPEHLRREMIAAGQQQSSCRGLRSGGEGSSRGGRSAGKWPSFLRYTRTLSGRFFSGPRRTDSSDGGEVSSTSSTRIRGKRVAAVDFADGSAVGGSKVGSVAVDVDKATSRQVRA